One genomic segment of Sebastes fasciatus isolate fSebFas1 chromosome 17, fSebFas1.pri, whole genome shotgun sequence includes these proteins:
- the gpnmb gene encoding protein QNR-71 isoform X1 gives MEALRFVFLLVCACSVSQADGRKTFADMFSHKHAKVRKFPFPIPPIPGWSPDSNPWDDYLYPPLTPKTNELTHHKGKPTVHLTSDSPALNGSHLSFTAMLKYPPCQKEDANGNIVWDEHCEDGTELEASANGQVRSGYVYNWTSWLDDYGFAKCTDKTKCNVFPDGKPFPQSNDWKRKSYVYVWRTMDQYYETWDGSSSSITINTTAFALGSEVMEVMVYRISDRRKYSPLTTDFTVFFVTDKIPLAVYIFQKAALNESENVFFRGEDVDFKVMLHDPSGYLKTAAAIDYIWDFRDGNQLVTHRDMTTHAYKMVGNITVKLVVEAAFPIECPPTSAPATQGSSTKPPPTESTPLPGTHAGTVKMESTQVPPTASQPLPSFSTTTMMPGAPTTEPLPSIAPNTTPDSTVLASLRTRRLNTKGCYHYVYGTFTANISIIEPKHKLNSRLRSRIVGVSADRVTNTDISFLVKCIGNIPTSACTIVSDHTCTQVSSIMCDDVPPSAVCEVHLMRTFPVPGTYCVNITLEDSRSLTVTTTTVTINKSQDAPVPKTSHTAGVVLASTAVLVAAFAFIAYLACKRYKVYRPIRRSLVEDARGPAGVGGRMVRLKEALFPSNEESHHLLTERRPLQA, from the exons ATGGAAGCATTGCGATTCGTTTTTCTCCTGGTTTGTGCCTGCTCTGTTTCTCAAGCTGATGGACGCAAAA CATTTGCTGACATGTTCTCCCACAAGCATGCAAAAGTAAGGAAGTTTCCATTTCCAATTCCACCAATCCCTGGCTGGAGTCCTGACTCCAACCCATGGGATGATTACCTCTACCCTCCACTGACCCCAAAGACAAACGAGCTCACGCACCACAAAG GTAAACCCACAGTTCATCTAACCAGCGACAGTCCtgctctcaacggctctcaccTCTCCTTCACCGCCATGCTGAAGTACCCACCGTGCCAGAAGGAAGACGCCAATGGGAACATTGTTTGGGATGAGCACTGCGAGGACGGTACGGAGCTCGAGGCCTCAG CCAATGGACAGGTGCGTTCTGGCTACGTGTACAACTGGACTTCCTGGTTGGATGACTATGGCTTTGCAAAGTGTACAGACAAGACGAAATGCAATGTGTTCCCCGATGGGAAGCCCTTCCCTCAGAGCAACGACTGGAAACGCAAGAGCTACGTCTACGTGTGGCGCACAATGG ACCAGTACTACGAGACATGGGACGGCTCCTCTTCCAGTATAACCATCAACACCACCGCCTTTGCtctggggtcagaggtcatggagGTCATGGTCTACAGGATAAGTGACCGCAGGAAGTACAGCCCCCTCACCACTGACTTCACCGTCTTCTTCGTCACAG ATAAGATCCCGTTGGCAGTTTACATCTTCCAGAAGGCTGCGCTCAACGAGTCTGAGAATGTTTTCTTTCGTGGTGAGGACGTGGATTTCAAAGTCATGCTCCACGACCCCAGCGGCTACCTCAAAACCGCAGCCGCCATCGACTACATCTGGGACTTCCGAGATGGCAACCAGCTGGTGACACACCGCGACATGACCACACACGCCTACAAGATGGTGGGGAACATCACTGTGAAGCTGGTGGTGGAGGCGGCGTTCCCCATAGAGTGTCCGCCCACCTCTGCCCCCGCGACTCAGGGGAGCTCCACGAAACCACCTCCCACAG AGTCCACACCTTTACCCGGTACTCATGCTGGGACTGTCAAGATGGAGAGCACGCAGG tgcCACCCACCGCAAGCCAGCCCCTCCCCTCCTTCTCTACCACAACCATGATGCCAGGCGCGCCCACCACAGAGCCCCTCCCCTCTATTGCTCCCAATACGACCCCAGATTCCACCGTCCTCGCCAGTCTCCGCACCAGGCGCCTCAACACTAAGGGGTGCTACCACTACGTCTATGGGACCTTCACGGCCAACATCAGCATTATTG AGCCCAAGCACAAACTGAACAGCCGGCTAAGGAGTCGCATTGTGGGCGTGTCGGCTGACAGAGTGACCAACACTGATATCAGCTTCCTGGTGAAATGTATTGGCAA CATCCCCACGTCAGCCTGCACCATCGTGTCAGACCACACCTGTACTCAGGTGAGTAGCATCATGTGCGATGACGTGCCTCCGTCGGCGGTGTGTGAAGTGCATCTCATGCGAACGTTTCCGGTGCCTGGTACCTACTGCGTCAACATCACCCTGGAGGACTCCAGGAGCCTGACCGTGACCACCACTACCGTCACCATCAACAAGTCCCAGGATGCACCTG TGCCCAAGACCTCACATACTGCAGGGGTGGTGCTCGCCTCCACCGCTGTGCTGGTGGCTGCCTTTGCATTCATTGCCTATCTGGCCTGCAA ACGTTACAAGGTGTACCGTCCCATTCGTAGGTCACTGGTGGAGGACGCCCGCGGCCCCGCTGGGGTCGGAGGTCGCATGGTCCGTTTGAAGGAGGCGCTCTTCCCCTCCAATGAGGAGAGCCATCACCTGCTGACTGAGAGACGCCCCTTGCAGGCTTGA
- the gpnmb gene encoding protein QNR-71 isoform X2, whose product MEALRFVFLLVCACSVSQADGRKTFADMFSHKHAKVRKFPFPIPPIPGWSPDSNPWDDYLYPPLTPKTNELTHHKGKPTVHLTSDSPALNGSHLSFTAMLKYPPCQKEDANGNIVWDEHCEDANGQVRSGYVYNWTSWLDDYGFAKCTDKTKCNVFPDGKPFPQSNDWKRKSYVYVWRTMDQYYETWDGSSSSITINTTAFALGSEVMEVMVYRISDRRKYSPLTTDFTVFFVTDKIPLAVYIFQKAALNESENVFFRGEDVDFKVMLHDPSGYLKTAAAIDYIWDFRDGNQLVTHRDMTTHAYKMVGNITVKLVVEAAFPIECPPTSAPATQGSSTKPPPTESTPLPGTHAGTVKMESTQVPPTASQPLPSFSTTTMMPGAPTTEPLPSIAPNTTPDSTVLASLRTRRLNTKGCYHYVYGTFTANISIIEPKHKLNSRLRSRIVGVSADRVTNTDISFLVKCIGNIPTSACTIVSDHTCTQVSSIMCDDVPPSAVCEVHLMRTFPVPGTYCVNITLEDSRSLTVTTTTVTINKSQDAPVPKTSHTAGVVLASTAVLVAAFAFIAYLACKRYKVYRPIRRSLVEDARGPAGVGGRMVRLKEALFPSNEESHHLLTERRPLQA is encoded by the exons ATGGAAGCATTGCGATTCGTTTTTCTCCTGGTTTGTGCCTGCTCTGTTTCTCAAGCTGATGGACGCAAAA CATTTGCTGACATGTTCTCCCACAAGCATGCAAAAGTAAGGAAGTTTCCATTTCCAATTCCACCAATCCCTGGCTGGAGTCCTGACTCCAACCCATGGGATGATTACCTCTACCCTCCACTGACCCCAAAGACAAACGAGCTCACGCACCACAAAG GTAAACCCACAGTTCATCTAACCAGCGACAGTCCtgctctcaacggctctcaccTCTCCTTCACCGCCATGCTGAAGTACCCACCGTGCCAGAAGGAAGACGCCAATGGGAACATTGTTTGGGATGAGCACTGCGAGGACG CCAATGGACAGGTGCGTTCTGGCTACGTGTACAACTGGACTTCCTGGTTGGATGACTATGGCTTTGCAAAGTGTACAGACAAGACGAAATGCAATGTGTTCCCCGATGGGAAGCCCTTCCCTCAGAGCAACGACTGGAAACGCAAGAGCTACGTCTACGTGTGGCGCACAATGG ACCAGTACTACGAGACATGGGACGGCTCCTCTTCCAGTATAACCATCAACACCACCGCCTTTGCtctggggtcagaggtcatggagGTCATGGTCTACAGGATAAGTGACCGCAGGAAGTACAGCCCCCTCACCACTGACTTCACCGTCTTCTTCGTCACAG ATAAGATCCCGTTGGCAGTTTACATCTTCCAGAAGGCTGCGCTCAACGAGTCTGAGAATGTTTTCTTTCGTGGTGAGGACGTGGATTTCAAAGTCATGCTCCACGACCCCAGCGGCTACCTCAAAACCGCAGCCGCCATCGACTACATCTGGGACTTCCGAGATGGCAACCAGCTGGTGACACACCGCGACATGACCACACACGCCTACAAGATGGTGGGGAACATCACTGTGAAGCTGGTGGTGGAGGCGGCGTTCCCCATAGAGTGTCCGCCCACCTCTGCCCCCGCGACTCAGGGGAGCTCCACGAAACCACCTCCCACAG AGTCCACACCTTTACCCGGTACTCATGCTGGGACTGTCAAGATGGAGAGCACGCAGG tgcCACCCACCGCAAGCCAGCCCCTCCCCTCCTTCTCTACCACAACCATGATGCCAGGCGCGCCCACCACAGAGCCCCTCCCCTCTATTGCTCCCAATACGACCCCAGATTCCACCGTCCTCGCCAGTCTCCGCACCAGGCGCCTCAACACTAAGGGGTGCTACCACTACGTCTATGGGACCTTCACGGCCAACATCAGCATTATTG AGCCCAAGCACAAACTGAACAGCCGGCTAAGGAGTCGCATTGTGGGCGTGTCGGCTGACAGAGTGACCAACACTGATATCAGCTTCCTGGTGAAATGTATTGGCAA CATCCCCACGTCAGCCTGCACCATCGTGTCAGACCACACCTGTACTCAGGTGAGTAGCATCATGTGCGATGACGTGCCTCCGTCGGCGGTGTGTGAAGTGCATCTCATGCGAACGTTTCCGGTGCCTGGTACCTACTGCGTCAACATCACCCTGGAGGACTCCAGGAGCCTGACCGTGACCACCACTACCGTCACCATCAACAAGTCCCAGGATGCACCTG TGCCCAAGACCTCACATACTGCAGGGGTGGTGCTCGCCTCCACCGCTGTGCTGGTGGCTGCCTTTGCATTCATTGCCTATCTGGCCTGCAA ACGTTACAAGGTGTACCGTCCCATTCGTAGGTCACTGGTGGAGGACGCCCGCGGCCCCGCTGGGGTCGGAGGTCGCATGGTCCGTTTGAAGGAGGCGCTCTTCCCCTCCAATGAGGAGAGCCATCACCTGCTGACTGAGAGACGCCCCTTGCAGGCTTGA
- the igf2bp3 gene encoding insulin-like growth factor 2 mRNA-binding protein 3 isoform X2 — MNKLYIGNVSAEVTEEELELIFEQQKIPHSGPFLLKAGYAFVDCLDEKAAMKAIDALSGKAELHGKLLEVEHSVPKRQRSCKLQIRNIPPHMQWEVLDGMLAQYGAVESCEQVNTDTETAVVNVRYGAKDQARLAMEKLNATMMENYALKVSFIPDETAAPEGPSAGGRRGFNSRGTPRSGSPGLGARPKMQSDIPLRMLVPTQFVGAIIGKEGATIRNITKQTHSKIDIHRKENAGAAEKPITIHSTPEGCSNACTTIMEIMLKEALDTKFTEEIPLKILAHNNFVGRLIGKEGRNLKKIEQDTGTKITISALQDLTVYNPERTITVKGTVEACARAEEEVMKKIRESYESDMAAMNLQSNLIPGLNLNALGLFPSGAPGMGPSMSSMPPPGAHGGCSSFGQGHPESETVHLFIPALAVGAIIGKQGQHIKQLSHFAGASIKIAPVEDLGTGTTRMVIIAGPPEAQFKAQCRIFSKLKEENFFGPKEEVKLEAHIKVPSFAAGRVIGKGGKTVNDLQNLSCAEVVVPRDQTPDENDQVVVKISGHFFACQLAQRKIQEILTQVRRQQQPKPTSGAQPPQPRRK, encoded by the exons ATGAATAAGCTATACATTGGCAACGTGAGCGCCGAGGTGACCGAGGAGGAACTCGAACTTATCTTTGAGCAGCAGAAGATTCCGCACAGTGGTCCGTTTCTTCTCAAAGCTGGCTATGCGTTTGTGGATTGCCTCGACGAGAAAGCTGCAATGAAGGCCATCGATGCTCTTTCAG gtaAAGCTGAACTTCATGGGAAACTTCTCGAAGTGGAGCACTCGGTGCCTAAACGTCAAAG GAGCTGTAAGCTGCAGATCAGGAACATCCCGCCTCACATGCAGTGGGAG GTTTTGGATGGCATGCTTGCTCAGTATGGTGCAGTAGAGAGCTGTGAACAAG TAAACACTGACACAGAGACTGCAGTAGTCAATGTTCGATATGGAGCCAAGGACCAGGCCAGGCT GGCGATGGAGAAGCTGAATGCGACTATGATGGAGAACTACGCCTTGAAAGTGTCGTTTATCCCAGATGAGACGGCTGCACCAGAGGGTCCTTCGGCGGGGGGCAGGAGAGGCTTCAACAGCCGTGGAACCCCTCGCTCCGGCTCCCCAGGTCTGGGCGCTCGGCCCAAAATGCAGTCAGACATCCCGCTGCGCATGCTGGTTCCCACACAGTTTGTAGGGGCCATTATCGGCAAGGAGGGCGCCACTATCCGCAACATCACCAAACAGACCCACTCAAA GATTGACATCCATAGGAAAGAGAATGCAGGTGCAGCAGAGAAGCCCATCACGATTCACTCCACCCCTGAAGGCTGTTCGAACGCTTGTACAACCATCATGGAGATCATGCTGAAGGAAGCCCTCGACACAAAGTT CACTGAGGAGATCCCACTGAAGATACTTGCACACAACAACTTTGTAGGAAGGTTAATAGGGAAGGAAGGACGCAACCTGAAGAAAATCGAGCAGGATACGGGGACCAAGATCACAATCTCAGC TCTCCAGGACTTGACCGTGTACAACCCAGAGCGGACCATCACAGTGAAAGGCACCGTCGAGGCATGCGCACGAGccgaggaggaggtgatgaagaAGATCAGGGAATCGTATGAGAGCGACATGGCTGCTATGAAc CTCCAGTCCAACCTGATTCCAGGCTTGAATCTGAACGCTCTGGGTTTGTTCCCCAGTGGAGCGCCAGGCATGGGTCCCTCCATGTCTAGTATGCCACCTCCTGGAGCCCACGGTGGATGCTCGTCATTTGGA CAGGGACACCCAGAGTCGGAGACGGTTCACCTGTTCATCCCTGCGCTAGCGGTGGGAGCCATCATCGGAAAACAGGGTCAACACATCAAACAGCTGTCACATTTTGCCGGAGCCTCAATTAAG ATCGCCCCTGTAGAAGATCTGGGTACCGGAACAACGAGGATGGTCATCATCGCTGGACCGCCAGAGGCTCAGTTTAAG GCTCAATGTCGCATCTTCAGCAAGCTGAAGGAAGAGAATTTCTTTGGACCGAAAGAAGAGGTGAAGCTGGAGGCTCACATTAAGGTCCCTTCCTTTGCTGCTGGACGAGTCATCGGGAAAGGTGGAAAAACG GTAAACGACCTGCAGAACCTGTCCTGTGCGGAGGTGGTGGTGCCCAGGGACCAGACGCCTGATGAGAATGACCAGGTTGTAGTTAAGATCAGCGGACACTTCTTTGCATGCCAG CTGGCCCAGAGAAAGATCCAGGAGATCCTGACCCAGgtgaggaggcagcagcagcccaaGCCCACATCTGGAGCCCAACCTCCACAGCCCCGCAGGAAGTAA
- the igf2bp3 gene encoding insulin-like growth factor 2 mRNA-binding protein 3 isoform X3 gives MNKLYIGNVSAEVTEEELELIFEQQKIPHSGPFLLKAGYAFVDCLDEKAAMKAIDALSGKAELHGKLLEVEHSVPKRQRSCKLQIRNIPPHMQWEVLDGMLAQYGAVESCEQVNTDTETAVVNVRYGAKDQARLAMEKLNATMMENYALKVSFIPDETAAPEGPSAGGRRGFNSRGTPRSGSPGLGARPKMQSDIPLRMLVPTQFVGAIIGKEGATIRNITKQTHSKIDIHRKENAGAAEKPITIHSTPEGCSNACTTIMEIMLKEALDTKFTEEIPLKILAHNNFVGRLIGKEGRNLKKIEQDTGTKITISALQDLTVYNPERTITVKGTVEACARAEEEVMKKIRESYESDMAAMNLQSNLIPGLNLNALGLFPSGAPGMGPSMSSMPPPGAHGGCSSFGGHPESETVHLFIPALAVGAIIGKQGQHIKQLSHFAGASIKIAPVEDLGTGTTRMVIIAGPPEAQFKAQCRIFSKLKEENFFGPKEEVKLEAHIKVPSFAAGRVIGKGGKTVNDLQNLSCAEVVVPRDQTPDENDQVVVKISGHFFACQLAQRKIQEILTQVRRQQQPKPTSGAQPPQPRRK, from the exons ATGAATAAGCTATACATTGGCAACGTGAGCGCCGAGGTGACCGAGGAGGAACTCGAACTTATCTTTGAGCAGCAGAAGATTCCGCACAGTGGTCCGTTTCTTCTCAAAGCTGGCTATGCGTTTGTGGATTGCCTCGACGAGAAAGCTGCAATGAAGGCCATCGATGCTCTTTCAG gtaAAGCTGAACTTCATGGGAAACTTCTCGAAGTGGAGCACTCGGTGCCTAAACGTCAAAG GAGCTGTAAGCTGCAGATCAGGAACATCCCGCCTCACATGCAGTGGGAG GTTTTGGATGGCATGCTTGCTCAGTATGGTGCAGTAGAGAGCTGTGAACAAG TAAACACTGACACAGAGACTGCAGTAGTCAATGTTCGATATGGAGCCAAGGACCAGGCCAGGCT GGCGATGGAGAAGCTGAATGCGACTATGATGGAGAACTACGCCTTGAAAGTGTCGTTTATCCCAGATGAGACGGCTGCACCAGAGGGTCCTTCGGCGGGGGGCAGGAGAGGCTTCAACAGCCGTGGAACCCCTCGCTCCGGCTCCCCAGGTCTGGGCGCTCGGCCCAAAATGCAGTCAGACATCCCGCTGCGCATGCTGGTTCCCACACAGTTTGTAGGGGCCATTATCGGCAAGGAGGGCGCCACTATCCGCAACATCACCAAACAGACCCACTCAAA GATTGACATCCATAGGAAAGAGAATGCAGGTGCAGCAGAGAAGCCCATCACGATTCACTCCACCCCTGAAGGCTGTTCGAACGCTTGTACAACCATCATGGAGATCATGCTGAAGGAAGCCCTCGACACAAAGTT CACTGAGGAGATCCCACTGAAGATACTTGCACACAACAACTTTGTAGGAAGGTTAATAGGGAAGGAAGGACGCAACCTGAAGAAAATCGAGCAGGATACGGGGACCAAGATCACAATCTCAGC TCTCCAGGACTTGACCGTGTACAACCCAGAGCGGACCATCACAGTGAAAGGCACCGTCGAGGCATGCGCACGAGccgaggaggaggtgatgaagaAGATCAGGGAATCGTATGAGAGCGACATGGCTGCTATGAAc CTCCAGTCCAACCTGATTCCAGGCTTGAATCTGAACGCTCTGGGTTTGTTCCCCAGTGGAGCGCCAGGCATGGGTCCCTCCATGTCTAGTATGCCACCTCCTGGAGCCCACGGTGGATGCTCGTCATTTGGA GGACACCCAGAGTCGGAGACGGTTCACCTGTTCATCCCTGCGCTAGCGGTGGGAGCCATCATCGGAAAACAGGGTCAACACATCAAACAGCTGTCACATTTTGCCGGAGCCTCAATTAAG ATCGCCCCTGTAGAAGATCTGGGTACCGGAACAACGAGGATGGTCATCATCGCTGGACCGCCAGAGGCTCAGTTTAAG GCTCAATGTCGCATCTTCAGCAAGCTGAAGGAAGAGAATTTCTTTGGACCGAAAGAAGAGGTGAAGCTGGAGGCTCACATTAAGGTCCCTTCCTTTGCTGCTGGACGAGTCATCGGGAAAGGTGGAAAAACG GTAAACGACCTGCAGAACCTGTCCTGTGCGGAGGTGGTGGTGCCCAGGGACCAGACGCCTGATGAGAATGACCAGGTTGTAGTTAAGATCAGCGGACACTTCTTTGCATGCCAG CTGGCCCAGAGAAAGATCCAGGAGATCCTGACCCAGgtgaggaggcagcagcagcccaaGCCCACATCTGGAGCCCAACCTCCACAGCCCCGCAGGAAGTAA
- the igf2bp3 gene encoding insulin-like growth factor 2 mRNA-binding protein 3 isoform X1: MNKLYIGNVSAEVTEEELELIFEQQKIPHSGPFLLKAGYAFVDCLDEKAAMKAIDALSGKAELHGKLLEVEHSVPKRQRSCKLQIRNIPPHMQWEVLDGMLAQYGAVESCEQVNTDTETAVVNVRYGAKDQARLAMEKLNATMMENYALKVSFIPDETAAPEGPSAGGRRGFNSRGTPRSGSPGLGARPKMQSDIPLRMLVPTQFVGAIIGKEGATIRNITKQTHSKIDIHRKENAGAAEKPITIHSTPEGCSNACTTIMEIMLKEALDTKFTEEIPLKILAHNNFVGRLIGKEGRNLKKIEQDTGTKITISALQDLTVYNPERTITVKGTVEACARAEEEVMKKIRESYESDMAAMNLQSNLIPGLNLNALGLFPSGAPGMGPSMSSMPPPGAHGGCSSFGCSPYGGEGPFWASMLSASSQPLAGHPESETVHLFIPALAVGAIIGKQGQHIKQLSHFAGASIKIAPVEDLGTGTTRMVIIAGPPEAQFKAQCRIFSKLKEENFFGPKEEVKLEAHIKVPSFAAGRVIGKGGKTVNDLQNLSCAEVVVPRDQTPDENDQVVVKISGHFFACQLAQRKIQEILTQVRRQQQPKPTSGAQPPQPRRK, from the exons ATGAATAAGCTATACATTGGCAACGTGAGCGCCGAGGTGACCGAGGAGGAACTCGAACTTATCTTTGAGCAGCAGAAGATTCCGCACAGTGGTCCGTTTCTTCTCAAAGCTGGCTATGCGTTTGTGGATTGCCTCGACGAGAAAGCTGCAATGAAGGCCATCGATGCTCTTTCAG gtaAAGCTGAACTTCATGGGAAACTTCTCGAAGTGGAGCACTCGGTGCCTAAACGTCAAAG GAGCTGTAAGCTGCAGATCAGGAACATCCCGCCTCACATGCAGTGGGAG GTTTTGGATGGCATGCTTGCTCAGTATGGTGCAGTAGAGAGCTGTGAACAAG TAAACACTGACACAGAGACTGCAGTAGTCAATGTTCGATATGGAGCCAAGGACCAGGCCAGGCT GGCGATGGAGAAGCTGAATGCGACTATGATGGAGAACTACGCCTTGAAAGTGTCGTTTATCCCAGATGAGACGGCTGCACCAGAGGGTCCTTCGGCGGGGGGCAGGAGAGGCTTCAACAGCCGTGGAACCCCTCGCTCCGGCTCCCCAGGTCTGGGCGCTCGGCCCAAAATGCAGTCAGACATCCCGCTGCGCATGCTGGTTCCCACACAGTTTGTAGGGGCCATTATCGGCAAGGAGGGCGCCACTATCCGCAACATCACCAAACAGACCCACTCAAA GATTGACATCCATAGGAAAGAGAATGCAGGTGCAGCAGAGAAGCCCATCACGATTCACTCCACCCCTGAAGGCTGTTCGAACGCTTGTACAACCATCATGGAGATCATGCTGAAGGAAGCCCTCGACACAAAGTT CACTGAGGAGATCCCACTGAAGATACTTGCACACAACAACTTTGTAGGAAGGTTAATAGGGAAGGAAGGACGCAACCTGAAGAAAATCGAGCAGGATACGGGGACCAAGATCACAATCTCAGC TCTCCAGGACTTGACCGTGTACAACCCAGAGCGGACCATCACAGTGAAAGGCACCGTCGAGGCATGCGCACGAGccgaggaggaggtgatgaagaAGATCAGGGAATCGTATGAGAGCGACATGGCTGCTATGAAc CTCCAGTCCAACCTGATTCCAGGCTTGAATCTGAACGCTCTGGGTTTGTTCCCCAGTGGAGCGCCAGGCATGGGTCCCTCCATGTCTAGTATGCCACCTCCTGGAGCCCACGGTGGATGCTCGTCATTTGGA tgCAGTCCTTATGGGGGTGAGGGGCCATTTTGGGCTTCTATGCTGTCGGCGAGCAGCCAGCCCCTTGCT GGACACCCAGAGTCGGAGACGGTTCACCTGTTCATCCCTGCGCTAGCGGTGGGAGCCATCATCGGAAAACAGGGTCAACACATCAAACAGCTGTCACATTTTGCCGGAGCCTCAATTAAG ATCGCCCCTGTAGAAGATCTGGGTACCGGAACAACGAGGATGGTCATCATCGCTGGACCGCCAGAGGCTCAGTTTAAG GCTCAATGTCGCATCTTCAGCAAGCTGAAGGAAGAGAATTTCTTTGGACCGAAAGAAGAGGTGAAGCTGGAGGCTCACATTAAGGTCCCTTCCTTTGCTGCTGGACGAGTCATCGGGAAAGGTGGAAAAACG GTAAACGACCTGCAGAACCTGTCCTGTGCGGAGGTGGTGGTGCCCAGGGACCAGACGCCTGATGAGAATGACCAGGTTGTAGTTAAGATCAGCGGACACTTCTTTGCATGCCAG CTGGCCCAGAGAAAGATCCAGGAGATCCTGACCCAGgtgaggaggcagcagcagcccaaGCCCACATCTGGAGCCCAACCTCCACAGCCCCGCAGGAAGTAA